TGAAAATTCAAGAAATTACCAAAGTTGAGGAGGTAGAACCAGAAGGAATGATAGGACTTTGGAAAGGCGTGTCAAAAGATGATATTGATTCTATTCAGTTAAAATAATCAACTAAATCCGGCACCAAAATCAGTACCTTTTTCTAGAATGTCACCTGAATCAGAATTTTTTAATTTTCTGTAAAGTAATGTTTCATAAACCAATTTCATTGATGAATCATCATCAAGACTGCAATCATCTTTGATTAGATTTTTGTATTTTTCTAATTTTGTTTCATCTTGTTCATCAGGAGATATTCCATCATGAACCATCAAATTTGCAATTTTCTCAATTTCAGAATTTTGTTGTTCTTCATCCATAATTTTCGATACAATTTCTAGTTATTAACACGTTCGAATAGTGGTTCTGTGAAGTCATGGAGACCTCGACTTTGATACATCGACTATTCGGATTGCCACATCATTGTAATTACAACATATGGGTTCCGACATTCGTGAAAAAAGTTCACTTGTCGCTTCACCTGTATCGCCTTTGGCATGGGTAAACCTAGACCACGCCTTGTGGGCAATGTTCATGGATGCTATTACATCCCTGTCCATGCTCTTGCCACAATTAGTGCACAATAATTTACGTCTGTTTTGTATGTCCTCTTGGATTCTCTTTCCGCATATCGGACACAACTTGCTTGTGCGTTTCGGGTCAACAAAGACAACTGGGATTCCAACCCACAATGCCTTGTATTGCACCTGTCTTTGCAGTTCATAGAACTGCCAGCCGTTCAACTTTCCTCTGTATTTTTTACCCTGACCATTTCCCTTTCTGTACAGTTTTCTGATTCCCTTCAAGTCCTCAAAAGCAATTGCAGATTTTGTCTCTACTGCATGATTTATAATATCTTTTGAGATTTTGTGGATGAATTGCTTGGTTCTGTTTTGTAGTCTTTGTTGCAGATTCTTGTAGTACTGTCTCTTCTTTCTGTGATCGTTTCTTTTGAATCCTGCTCTGGCATGAATTGTGTTTTGTTTGATTGAGAGTAACTTGTTTGTCTTGTAGAATGTTACTAGACTGTCATTGCCACATGTTACGTTTCTTAAATTCCTGTCAATGCCGACTATCTTGGTACATTCTATCTCTTCAATCTCTTTTGAGATACACAAACTGATGTTGAAGGCAGTCAGTGAGAATGAACGTACAGTCATGGTTGGGTCTGACAGAATTTTTAGAGTGTGATGATTCAGTAAAATATGGATTGGCTGTCTTGGCTTGTATGGGATTGATAATAATGAACCGTTAATTTTAATTCCATAGCAGTTTGTCAGGAATTGCTTTCTGACAAATGGTGATTTTGTTTTTCTGCCTCTTTTGATTGACTGTTTCATTTGTGAGAGCCTGCCACATGCTTGTGATATGGCGTTTAGTTTGTAGGATGACAAAATATCATATCTGGATAGTTCATGGTATGATAACATGGAAAGTCTTTTCAGTGTAGAGCAGTTGTTTTCTAATCCAATTCTGATACAATGGTTTACCATTTTACGGAATGTTTCCATCATGGAATCTAAATCATGGTTTTGTGGAACGTTCTGTTTTATTGACTTGATTGTCTTCAACAATTATCATTATTTATTATTTTAATTAAGGTTTCAGGTTTCCATAACTTCACAGAACCCGAATAGTCAATAATTACAAATCTGAAATTAATCCTGAAAGAAAATCAGTGAATTCATCATCAGAAAAAATGATTTTTTCGATTTTGTTTTCTTTTAGCGCTAATCTTGCAGAGTCAAGATGGTAGCAAGAAAGCTTCCCATTTAATTGACCAAAATAAAATCCAGGGCAAGAGCAATAACTTCCATCAGGATCAATCCAGTGTTCTTCACCTTTTCCAACCACGGTCCAAATTTTTCTTTGGCTAGGTTCAAAAACATGTAATTTAACACGTTTTTCAGAAACTAGGACTTCGACTCTATCAACGTCTTTGCTCATAAGGATTTAATCAGGATATGTACAGTATAACTTTGATGTTGCAAACTAGAATCATCCCATCAAAACCTGCATTAATTTTAGAAGGTAAAAAAAAGAATCTCATAGTAACAGATATTCATTTAGGATTTGAGAGTGCTTTGCAATCAAACGAGATTTTTATAGGAAAAAATTCAACAGTTAATGAAACAATTCAAGAATTATCAGAAATTATCGATTCGGAGAATCCTGATTCAGTGATTCTGCTAGGAGATATAAAATCAAGCATCAAAAACATATCAAGAAACGAATGGAATGAAGTTCCTTTATTTTTTGAAGAAATTAGAAAAAAATGTGATGTAATATTAATTCCAGGCAATCATGATGCAAATATTCAGAAATTAGTACCAGAAAATATTTCCATGATTAGTTCAACAGGAATGGTTGAAGAGAATGTATTGCTAACACACGGACATACAATGCCATCAGAAAACTTTTCCCATATTGATAAAATCATAATGGGGCACATACATCCAGTGTTTTTTCAAGAAGATTCAATCATGAATGGGCAGAGAGTATGGATTTCACTCAAGACAGAAAAACAGAAAATATTTCCATCAAAGTCGGGGGAATTAGAAATAATTATTGTTCCATCATTTAACAGATATTTTTATGCCACACAAAAACGACATTACAAAAAATCAATCTCACCAATCATAGAAAGATTGGAGATTTCATCTGCAAAGATCGTGTCATTAGAAGGAGCAGTTTTAGGGGACGAATCAATCATCAAGCAAGTGTTGTAATTTTAAGACAGGGTTAATCGTATTTATCATAAGGCTCAATTGGTTCTTTAGTAGTTTTATTTGTTTTAAGCCACTCTAAAGTTTTTACAAAAGAGTCTGCCAACTCAATAGTTGTAAGGACAGGAATTCCAAGCTCTAGAGATTTTCTTCTAATTTGATATTCATCATCTAACATCCCGACATATTTTTCCAATGTTGAAGTACTTGGGATATTTATGATAAAGTCAATCTTTCGCTCATAAAGAAGATCAGCAATGTTGGGTTTTCTTTCAGGCTCAGAGATTTTATGAACGATTTCAACCTGGCCTACTTTTTCTTCAAAGAATTCAGCAGTATGCTCTGTTGCCAAAATTTTGAATCCTAAATGTTTGAGTTTTGCAATAGATGCCACAAGTTTTTCTTTATTTTGAGAACCGCCAACAGTAACTAATGCTGTTCCTTTATCTGGTAAATTATAGCCAACAGATGTAAGCCCTTTTGATAGTGCATCATAGAAGCTATTTCCAAAGCAGGCAGCTTCCCCAGTGGATTGCATTTCAACACCTAGGGCAATATCAGCACCATCTAGTTGCATAAACGAAAATTGCGGAACCTTGATTCCATAATTGTGAATCTTTTGCCATTTATTTTCAGGAATTTTAGGTAAAGGCTTATCCAATATTGCCTTTGCTGCAAGGGAGATTAGATTTGTTTTGACTAATTTTGATACAAATGGCATGGAACGTGATGCTCTAATGTTTAGTTCAATTACATAGACATGATCATCATGAACCAAAAATTGAAGATTAAATGGACCTTTGACATTAAAGGTCAGTGCAATCTTTTTTGTATATTCATTGATTGTTTCAATAATTTTATTGCTTAGTCTCCATGGCGGAATACACATCATAGCATCTCCAGAATGAACACCAGCACTATCAATATGCTCAACAATTGCTCCAATAACAACTTCTTCTCCATTACTAATTCCATCTACATCCACTTCAAGTGAATTTAACATAAATTTGGATATTACAACTGGATGGTCTGGGGAAACATCAGTGGCTTCTTTGACATATGTTTTTAATTCATCTTGAGACCAAACAACTTTCATCGCTGCACCAGAAAGAACATAAGAAGGTCTAACAATTACAGGAAATTCAACTTGTTGTGCAAAGTTTTTTGCCTCATTAAGATTTGAGAATGCTTGCCAACGTGGTTGTTGAATGTGAAGTTTGTCAAGCTCGGCACTAAATTTTGAACGGTTTTCTGCTCTATCCACATCATGTGCACTGGTTCCTAAAATATTTACACCATGTTGTGCAAGACCAGGGGTGAGATTATTTGCAGTTTGCCCCCCAACACATGTGATGATACCCCTAGGATGCTCAAATTCAATAATATCTAAAATTCTTTCTTGAGTTAATTCTTCAAAGTACAGTCTGGTACAAATGTCATAATCAGTTGATACTGTTTCAGGATTACAGTTAACAACAGAGACGCTTTTCTCACCATTTTCCTGTAGACCCCATACCATGTTGACTGTTCCCCAATCAAATTCAACGCTACTTCCAATTCTATAAGGACCAGCTCCCAGTACAACAATTCCCTTTTCATCAGAGGGTATCTCAATATCATGAGAATGGCCACCATAAGTGAGATAGAGGTAATTGGTTACTGCAGGCCATTCTGCTGCTAGTGTATCAATCTGTTTTACAGATGGCAAGACACCTAATTTTTTACGTAAATTACGTATATCATCAGGAATGAATCCTTTAGCACGAGCAATTTGTTTATCTGAAAAGCCCATTTTTTTGGCTTCCCAAAGAAGAGATACCCCAAGTTCGGATGTTTTTAGTTTTGATTCAATATCTACAATGTTTTTTATTTTTTCAATAAACCAAGGATCAATTGTTGAAAGTTTGTTGATTCTCTCAACTGAGATCCCCATTTTCAGTGCGATTGCAACATTGTACATAATGTGATCGTCATGATGAGAGAGTTTATCTTCAATTTCCTCTTC
This genomic window from Nitrosopumilus ureiphilus contains:
- a CDS encoding RNA-guided endonuclease InsQ/TnpB family protein; this translates as MKTIKSIKQNVPQNHDLDSMMETFRKMVNHCIRIGLENNCSTLKRLSMLSYHELSRYDILSSYKLNAISQACGRLSQMKQSIKRGRKTKSPFVRKQFLTNCYGIKINGSLLSIPYKPRQPIHILLNHHTLKILSDPTMTVRSFSLTAFNISLCISKEIEEIECTKIVGIDRNLRNVTCGNDSLVTFYKTNKLLSIKQNTIHARAGFKRNDHRKKRQYYKNLQQRLQNRTKQFIHKISKDIINHAVETKSAIAFEDLKGIRKLYRKGNGQGKKYRGKLNGWQFYELQRQVQYKALWVGIPVVFVDPKRTSKLCPICGKRIQEDIQNRRKLLCTNCGKSMDRDVIASMNIAHKAWSRFTHAKGDTGEATSELFSRMSEPICCNYNDVAIRIVDVSKSRSP
- a CDS encoding metallophosphoesterase, whose product is MLQTRIIPSKPALILEGKKKNLIVTDIHLGFESALQSNEIFIGKNSTVNETIQELSEIIDSENPDSVILLGDIKSSIKNISRNEWNEVPLFFEEIRKKCDVILIPGNHDANIQKLVPENISMISSTGMVEENVLLTHGHTMPSENFSHIDKIIMGHIHPVFFQEDSIMNGQRVWISLKTEKQKIFPSKSGELEIIIVPSFNRYFYATQKRHYKKSISPIIERLEISSAKIVSLEGAVLGDESIIKQVL